One segment of Streptomyces sp. NBC_01463 DNA contains the following:
- a CDS encoding DUF309 domain-containing protein — protein sequence MDETRRDRDAEGRAHNARPRDGLGRPLPYGTQGVERQPEGVVRSPGETVREAQRLLDAGMPFHAHEVFEDAWKSGPDAERELWRGLAQLAVGLTHAARGNATGGARLLRRGAGALAGFAGAGGAAGAPGGPDTPAARVPAAHGIDVDALSGWALELAGRVEGEGAPVVDAAAEAPRLRADGG from the coding sequence GTGGACGAGACTCGCAGGGACCGGGACGCCGAGGGCCGGGCGCACAACGCGCGCCCCCGGGACGGGCTGGGACGCCCCCTGCCGTACGGGACGCAGGGGGTGGAGCGGCAGCCCGAGGGCGTGGTCCGTTCGCCCGGGGAGACGGTGCGGGAGGCGCAGCGGCTGCTGGACGCCGGAATGCCGTTCCACGCCCATGAGGTGTTCGAGGACGCGTGGAAGTCGGGGCCCGACGCGGAACGGGAGTTGTGGCGGGGGCTGGCGCAGCTGGCCGTCGGTCTGACCCATGCCGCCCGGGGCAACGCGACGGGCGGTGCGCGGCTGCTGCGGCGGGGCGCGGGGGCGCTGGCGGGATTCGCCGGGGCCGGTGGGGCCGCCGGGGCTCCCGGCGGGCCGGACACTCCGGCCGCTCGGGTTCCGGCGGCGCACGGGATCGACGTCGACGCGCTGAGCGGCTGGGCGCTGGAGCTGGCCGGGCGGGTGGAGGGCGAGGGGGCCCCGGTCGTCGACGCGGCCGCCGAGGCGCCGCGGCTGCGGGCCGACGGCGGCTGA
- a CDS encoding type 1 glutamine amidotransferase, which translates to MSDHDAAERKVLAIVTNYGVEQDELVVPLDHLRGWGAQVDVAAVTRDSVETLVGDKEPGRTLEPDLTLDEADPDGYDLLLVPGGTLNADTLRTQSSACRIVRAFSAAGRPVAAICHGPWVLVEAGVIPGKRLTSYASLQTDIRNAGGDWTDQPVVTDESGGWKLITSRNPDDLEPFVREIDAALAVPGLSGL; encoded by the coding sequence ATGAGCGACCACGATGCGGCCGAGCGCAAGGTGCTGGCCATCGTCACCAACTACGGCGTCGAGCAGGACGAGCTCGTCGTCCCGCTCGACCACCTGCGCGGGTGGGGCGCCCAGGTCGATGTCGCGGCCGTGACGAGGGACTCGGTCGAGACCCTCGTCGGTGACAAGGAGCCCGGCAGAACCCTGGAGCCCGACCTGACGCTGGACGAGGCCGATCCGGACGGTTACGACCTTCTGCTCGTACCGGGCGGGACGCTGAACGCCGACACACTCCGCACGCAGAGCTCCGCGTGCCGGATCGTGCGCGCGTTCTCCGCAGCGGGCCGCCCCGTCGCCGCGATCTGCCACGGGCCCTGGGTGCTGGTGGAGGCCGGCGTGATCCCGGGAAAGCGGCTCACGTCCTACGCCTCGCTGCAGACCGACATCCGCAACGCGGGCGGCGACTGGACGGATCAGCCGGTCGTCACGGACGAGTCCGGCGGCTGGAAGCTCATCACCTCACGGAACCCGGACGATCTGGAACCGTTCGTGCGGGAGATCGACGCGGCGCTCGCCGTCCCGGGCCTGTCCGGCCTCTGA
- a CDS encoding NAD(P)/FAD-dependent oxidoreductase — protein MTQPVTVTTAGDPLPELPGGAPYDVTVIGAGVVGTAIARALAHHPVRTALVEASDDIGDGTSKANTAILHTGFDAVPGSLEARLVREGQRKLAAYAAGTGIPVERVGALLVAWDAGQLAALPALLAKAEANGYHAARLLDADEVAEREPHLGPGALGALEVPDESVICPWTTPLAFATQAVRAGVHLHLDCRVGRIEPAPDHHTLTTGRGPLRTRYLINAAGLHADEIDRQFGHDHFTVTPRRGQLIVFDKLARDLVRHILLPVPTAAGKGVLVAPTVFGNVLLGPTAEELDDKTATESTQEGIALLREKGRRILPRLLDEEVTAVYAGLRAATGHEDYRIQAHPGLNYIAVGGIRSTGLTASMAIADHVTALLADTGLALGTPVALEPLTMPGLGETGERPCLDAGLIARDPAYGTLVCHCERVTEGEIRDALRSTLPPRSVAGLARRTRAGNGRCQGFSCGAGLRARIEEGSRT, from the coding sequence ATGACGCAGCCCGTCACCGTCACCACCGCCGGGGACCCCCTGCCGGAACTGCCCGGCGGCGCCCCGTACGACGTCACCGTCATCGGAGCGGGCGTGGTCGGCACCGCCATCGCCCGCGCCCTCGCCCACCACCCGGTCCGCACCGCCCTGGTCGAGGCGTCGGACGACATCGGCGACGGCACGTCCAAGGCCAACACCGCGATCCTGCACACCGGCTTCGACGCCGTCCCCGGCTCCCTGGAAGCCCGCCTCGTCCGCGAGGGGCAGCGGAAACTCGCCGCGTACGCCGCCGGGACGGGGATCCCGGTCGAGCGCGTCGGCGCCCTCCTCGTCGCCTGGGACGCCGGACAACTCGCCGCGCTGCCCGCCCTGCTGGCCAAGGCGGAGGCCAACGGCTACCACGCCGCCCGGCTGCTGGACGCCGACGAGGTCGCCGAGCGGGAACCCCACCTCGGCCCGGGGGCACTCGGCGCGCTGGAGGTCCCCGACGAATCCGTCATCTGTCCCTGGACCACACCGCTCGCCTTCGCCACCCAGGCCGTCCGCGCGGGCGTCCATCTGCACCTGGACTGCCGGGTCGGCCGCATCGAGCCCGCACCGGACCACCACACCCTCACGACCGGGCGCGGCCCGCTGCGCACCCGGTACCTGATCAACGCCGCCGGGCTGCACGCCGACGAGATCGACCGGCAGTTCGGCCACGACCACTTCACCGTCACCCCGCGCCGCGGCCAGCTCATCGTGTTCGACAAGCTCGCCCGCGACCTGGTCCGGCACATCCTGCTCCCCGTCCCCACCGCCGCGGGCAAGGGCGTCCTGGTGGCCCCGACCGTCTTCGGCAACGTGCTGCTCGGCCCCACAGCGGAGGAACTCGACGACAAGACCGCCACCGAGTCGACACAGGAGGGAATCGCCCTGCTGCGGGAGAAGGGCCGAAGGATCCTGCCCCGGCTCCTCGACGAGGAGGTGACCGCCGTGTACGCGGGACTGCGGGCGGCCACCGGCCACGAGGACTACCGGATCCAGGCCCACCCCGGCCTGAACTACATCGCGGTCGGCGGAATCCGCTCCACCGGACTGACCGCCTCCATGGCCATCGCCGACCACGTCACCGCGCTCCTCGCCGACACCGGCCTCGCCCTGGGCACCCCCGTCGCGCTGGAGCCCCTCACCATGCCCGGACTCGGTGAGACGGGCGAACGCCCCTGCCTGGACGCCGGACTCATCGCCCGGGACCCCGCGTACGGCACCCTGGTCTGCCACTGCGAGCGCGTCACCGAGGGCGAGATCCGAGACGCCCTCCGCTCCACCCTCCCGCCGCGCTCCGTCGCGGGCCTGGCCCGCAGGACCAGGGCCGGCAACGGACGCTGCCAGGGCTTCTCCTGCGGCGCCGGTCTCCGCGCACGCATCGAGGAGGGGAGCCGGACATGA
- a CDS encoding MFS transporter: protein MTIPAAPGDSGTGVVTTALPARLDRLPWSRWHWMIVIGLGTVWILDGLEVTTVGNIAGRLSEEGSGLDITSAQVTGLAAALYVAGACAGALFFGWLTDRFGRKKLFMVTLAVYLAATAMTALSFSAWWFFLFRFLTGFGIGGEYAAINSAIDELIPSKYRGRVDLIINGSYWLGAIGGALLSIVMLNTDYFPKDLGWRLTFALGVVLGLVILLVRRHVPESPRWQLIHGHREDADELVSSVEREIEDESHEKLPPPAGEITVHERKSIGFGLIAKTVFRSYPKRAVLGLSLFIGQAFLYNAITFGFGAILTKFFDVESGRTGYYFAVIAAGNFVGPLVLGKLFDTIGRRIMIAATYIVPGILLFVTAWLFDRGSLDANSLTACWCVVLFFASAGASSAYLTVSEIFPMETRAMAIAFFYAVGTAVGGISGPLIFADLTESGVARDTALAFCIGAALMCAAGIVAAFLAVDAEQRSLEDIARPLSQTEKAGGRGDDAGR, encoded by the coding sequence GTGACAATCCCCGCAGCGCCGGGCGACTCCGGAACCGGTGTCGTCACGACGGCCCTACCGGCGCGACTGGACCGTCTGCCGTGGTCACGCTGGCACTGGATGATCGTCATCGGCCTCGGGACGGTGTGGATCCTCGACGGGCTGGAAGTGACGACGGTCGGCAACATCGCGGGCCGGCTTTCGGAGGAGGGATCGGGGCTGGACATCACGTCCGCCCAGGTCACCGGACTGGCCGCGGCCCTCTACGTGGCGGGGGCCTGCGCGGGTGCGCTCTTCTTCGGATGGCTCACCGACCGGTTCGGCCGCAAGAAGCTGTTCATGGTGACCCTCGCGGTCTACCTGGCGGCGACGGCGATGACCGCACTGTCCTTCAGCGCGTGGTGGTTCTTCCTCTTCCGCTTCCTCACCGGTTTCGGCATCGGCGGGGAGTACGCGGCCATCAACTCGGCGATCGACGAACTGATCCCCTCGAAGTACCGGGGCCGGGTCGACCTCATCATCAACGGCAGCTACTGGCTGGGCGCCATCGGCGGGGCGCTGCTGTCGATCGTCATGCTGAACACGGACTACTTCCCCAAGGACCTGGGCTGGCGGCTCACCTTCGCCCTGGGTGTCGTCCTGGGCCTCGTGATCCTGCTCGTCCGGCGGCACGTACCGGAGAGTCCGCGGTGGCAGCTCATCCACGGCCACCGCGAGGACGCCGACGAACTCGTCTCCTCCGTCGAGCGGGAGATCGAGGACGAGAGTCACGAGAAGCTGCCGCCGCCGGCCGGTGAGATCACGGTCCACGAGCGCAAGAGCATCGGCTTCGGGCTCATCGCGAAGACCGTGTTCCGCAGCTATCCCAAACGTGCGGTGCTCGGGCTGTCCCTCTTCATCGGGCAGGCGTTCCTCTACAACGCGATCACGTTCGGCTTCGGCGCGATCCTCACCAAGTTCTTCGACGTCGAGAGCGGTCGGACCGGCTACTACTTCGCGGTGATCGCGGCCGGCAACTTCGTCGGACCACTCGTACTCGGCAAACTGTTCGACACGATCGGGCGGCGCATCATGATCGCGGCCACGTACATCGTTCCGGGCATCCTGCTGTTCGTCACGGCCTGGCTCTTCGACCGGGGCTCCCTCGACGCCAACAGCCTGACCGCCTGCTGGTGCGTGGTGCTGTTCTTCGCATCCGCCGGGGCGAGCAGTGCCTATCTGACCGTCTCCGAGATCTTTCCCATGGAGACCAGGGCCATGGCCATCGCCTTCTTCTACGCGGTCGGCACGGCGGTCGGCGGCATCAGCGGCCCGCTCATCTTCGCCGACCTCACCGAGTCCGGCGTCGCCCGCGACACGGCACTCGCCTTCTGCATCGGTGCCGCGCTGATGTGCGCGGCCGGCATCGTCGCCGCCTTCCTCGCGGTCGACGCCGAGCAGCGCTCCCTGGAGGACATCGCGCGACCGCTCTCCCAGACGGAGAAGGCCGGCGGCCGGGGCGACGACGCGGGCCGGTAG
- a CDS encoding AAA family ATPase, which translates to MKPSRPLYEREPELAAAAQAVDALCGAQAAGGLLVFSGEAGIGKTALLAEIQAMAADRCTVWSARGGETVTSVPFHVVRQLLQPALDQFPADDVKALFGAWYEIAAPALGLSEPTGPQPDPQGVRDGLDWVVSRLASRLSHRPLLLVIDDAHWADGESLAWLASFTARLGELKVLVVQAHRPEELAAREAQRTAAGGHPAQVRVALRALTPDATSELVRATLGDHADDPFCREVWAVTGGNPYEAVELVAKVQDRELAPLEESAGLLRELGASARGSGLVARLERLGTNANRFAWAAAVLGTDISQELAATLAGMSPAEAADCTARLREARIVSGFDPLEFVHPLIATAVYRSIPPATRTAMHGRAAWAITRAGLGPAAASRHLLEVHPDDDQELVEQLRAAANQHLAVGAPEAARRCLERALQEPPRHDVRATLLYELGCATLLSSPPTTVQHLRAALDMPGLADELRVDATFRLAAALSHNNQLKEAALALAAEAERTAPGPGLMRLQAAHFLWEGMQATEEDGPGRSRRLAANADHLTGRDNAERALLTLRAFDAMLRGENSQLIVDLCERALVNGHPARGLGWTDTEWGFELPTLLGITYAFTDQLDRAEELFGEAVRAFEISGWSGAHLAFAHTLLGLVHRRRGRLAEAEGFLREGLRLADRVGSGLPVHWDAACLLIDTLLARGRVTEARKVADQYDFGLPYPSAMVLPDAPCVRGRLLLAEGRTKEAVTELEAAGHALEPRGRFNGIWGPWAGDLARALADDDPGRAAQLANSARVHAERFGTDTAIGEALRCVALFARPEEAAHLLGEAVRHLEASPSGYELALALLDYGIATRSPRELARAQKLATACGAESLATRAQQARASIRSTE; encoded by the coding sequence ATGAAGCCGTCCCGGCCGCTGTACGAACGCGAACCGGAACTCGCCGCCGCCGCACAGGCCGTTGACGCCCTCTGCGGCGCGCAGGCCGCCGGCGGGCTGCTGGTCTTCAGCGGCGAGGCGGGCATCGGCAAGACCGCGCTGCTGGCCGAGATCCAGGCCATGGCCGCCGACCGCTGCACCGTCTGGTCCGCCCGCGGCGGCGAGACGGTCACCTCGGTGCCGTTCCACGTCGTGCGCCAGCTGCTCCAGCCCGCGCTGGACCAGTTCCCCGCCGACGACGTGAAGGCCCTGTTCGGCGCCTGGTACGAGATCGCGGCACCGGCCCTGGGACTCTCCGAGCCCACCGGCCCGCAGCCCGACCCGCAGGGTGTGCGCGACGGCCTCGACTGGGTCGTCTCCCGGCTCGCCTCCCGGCTGAGCCACCGTCCGCTGCTCCTCGTCATCGACGACGCGCACTGGGCGGACGGCGAATCCCTCGCCTGGCTCGCCTCGTTCACCGCCCGGCTCGGTGAACTGAAGGTCCTGGTCGTCCAGGCGCACCGCCCGGAGGAGCTCGCGGCCCGCGAGGCCCAGCGCACCGCCGCGGGCGGCCATCCGGCGCAGGTCCGTGTCGCCCTGCGCGCACTCACCCCCGACGCCACGTCCGAACTGGTCCGGGCCACCCTCGGCGACCACGCCGACGACCCGTTCTGCCGCGAGGTGTGGGCCGTCACCGGCGGCAACCCCTACGAGGCGGTCGAGCTCGTCGCGAAGGTCCAGGACCGTGAACTGGCCCCGCTGGAGGAGTCCGCCGGACTGCTCCGCGAACTCGGCGCGTCGGCCCGGGGCAGCGGTCTCGTCGCCCGGCTCGAACGGCTCGGCACCAACGCCAACCGGTTCGCCTGGGCCGCCGCCGTCCTCGGTACCGACATCTCCCAGGAACTCGCCGCTACCCTGGCCGGAATGAGCCCCGCCGAGGCGGCGGACTGCACCGCCCGGCTGCGCGAGGCCCGTATCGTCAGCGGCTTCGACCCGCTGGAGTTCGTGCACCCGCTGATCGCCACCGCCGTGTACCGCTCCATTCCGCCCGCCACCCGCACCGCCATGCACGGCAGAGCCGCCTGGGCGATCACCCGGGCCGGCCTCGGACCCGCGGCGGCCTCCCGGCACCTGCTCGAAGTCCACCCGGACGACGACCAGGAACTCGTCGAGCAGCTGCGGGCCGCCGCCAACCAGCACCTCGCGGTCGGCGCCCCCGAAGCCGCCCGCCGCTGCCTGGAGCGGGCGCTCCAGGAACCGCCGCGCCACGACGTACGCGCCACCCTCCTGTACGAGCTGGGCTGCGCCACCCTGCTCAGCTCCCCGCCCACCACCGTGCAGCACCTGCGGGCCGCACTCGACATGCCCGGCCTCGCCGACGAACTGCGGGTCGACGCCACGTTCCGGCTGGCCGCAGCTCTGTCACACAACAACCAGCTGAAGGAAGCGGCCCTGGCACTGGCGGCCGAGGCCGAGCGCACGGCGCCGGGACCGGGCCTGATGCGCCTGCAGGCCGCCCACTTCCTCTGGGAGGGCATGCAGGCCACCGAGGAGGACGGGCCCGGCCGCTCCCGCCGGCTCGCCGCCAACGCCGACCACCTCACCGGCCGGGACAACGCCGAACGGGCGCTCCTCACGCTCCGCGCCTTCGACGCCATGCTGCGCGGCGAGAACTCCCAGCTGATCGTGGACCTGTGCGAACGCGCCCTGGTCAACGGCCACCCCGCCCGCGGCCTGGGCTGGACCGACACCGAATGGGGCTTCGAGCTCCCCACCCTGCTCGGCATCACCTACGCCTTCACCGACCAGCTCGACCGGGCCGAGGAACTCTTCGGCGAGGCCGTGCGCGCCTTCGAGATCTCCGGCTGGAGCGGCGCCCACCTGGCCTTCGCCCACACCCTGCTCGGCCTGGTCCACCGCCGTCGCGGCCGGCTGGCCGAGGCGGAGGGCTTCCTGCGCGAGGGACTGCGCCTCGCCGACCGTGTCGGCAGCGGACTGCCCGTCCACTGGGACGCCGCCTGCCTCCTCATCGACACCCTGCTGGCCCGCGGCCGGGTCACCGAGGCCCGCAAGGTCGCCGACCAGTACGACTTCGGTCTGCCCTATCCCAGTGCCATGGTCCTGCCCGACGCACCGTGCGTCCGCGGCCGCCTGCTGCTGGCCGAAGGCCGTACGAAGGAAGCCGTCACCGAGCTGGAGGCGGCCGGGCACGCCCTCGAACCACGCGGCAGGTTCAACGGCATCTGGGGCCCCTGGGCGGGCGACCTGGCCCGCGCCCTCGCCGACGACGACCCGGGCCGCGCCGCCCAGCTCGCCAACTCCGCCCGGGTGCACGCGGAGCGCTTCGGCACGGATACGGCGATCGGCGAGGCCCTGCGCTGTGTCGCCCTCTTCGCCCGCCCGGAGGAGGCGGCCCACCTGCTCGGTGAGGCCGTCCGCCACCTGGAGGCGTCACCGTCCGGCTACGAGCTGGCCCTCGCCCTCCTCGACTACGGCATCGCCACCCGGTCGCCCCGTGAGCTCGCCCGGGCACAGAAGCTGGCCACGGCCTGCGGCGCCGAGTCCCTGGCGACCCGCGCCCAGCAGGCGCGGGCGTCGATCCGGTCCACGGAGTGA
- a CDS encoding NAD(P)/FAD-dependent oxidoreductase encodes MTRRERSVDVLVVGAGPAGLGAAAALAASGVRRVEVLEREQTAGGIPRHCHHKGFGSRRTSGGISGPEYARRSAAAATGAGAVLRTGITVTGWAGPRILDTTGPGGLERITARTVVLATGARERPRSARLVPGTRPAGVYTTGELQQAVHLHHQHIGSRAVIVGDEPVADAAAGTLRAAGVEVVARVTDRPPVRPAALEPLHSAPLLTRTAVTALTGRPRLTGVAVRHEDGRTTTLPCDTVVFTGDWIPEHELARRAGLPLDAGTRGPAHDAAYRTGEPGVFAVGNVLHGVESAGTAAAEGRALAVPVLRHLATGDWPADRPAVAVAAPLEWITPNLIGPGDDRPLGDRFILRTGRSLTAPLLVVRQDGVELHRRRLLRPARPGRPFHLPAGWLDRADPHGGTVHVSLD; translated from the coding sequence ATGACCCGCCGCGAGCGGAGCGTCGACGTGCTGGTCGTCGGGGCGGGCCCGGCCGGTCTGGGCGCCGCGGCCGCACTCGCCGCTTCCGGGGTGCGCCGGGTCGAGGTCCTGGAACGCGAACAGACCGCGGGCGGCATCCCGCGCCACTGCCACCACAAGGGGTTCGGCAGCCGGCGCACGAGCGGAGGGATAAGCGGCCCCGAGTACGCCCGGCGCAGCGCGGCTGCCGCGACCGGCGCCGGCGCCGTCCTGCGCACCGGCATCACCGTCACCGGCTGGGCGGGTCCACGCATCCTCGACACCACAGGACCGGGCGGACTGGAACGGATCACCGCCAGGACCGTCGTCCTCGCCACCGGAGCCCGGGAACGCCCGCGCAGCGCCCGGCTGGTCCCCGGCACCCGCCCGGCGGGCGTCTACACCACCGGAGAACTCCAGCAGGCCGTCCACCTCCACCACCAGCACATCGGCAGCCGGGCGGTGATCGTCGGCGACGAACCGGTCGCCGACGCGGCCGCCGGCACCCTGCGCGCGGCCGGCGTCGAAGTCGTCGCCCGGGTCACCGACCGGCCCCCGGTCCGGCCCGCCGCCCTGGAACCGCTCCATAGCGCCCCGCTGCTCACCCGCACCGCCGTCACCGCCCTGACCGGCCGTCCCCGGCTCACCGGCGTCGCGGTGCGCCACGAGGACGGCCGCACGACGACCCTGCCGTGCGACACCGTGGTGTTCACGGGCGACTGGATCCCCGAACACGAACTGGCGCGGCGCGCGGGCCTGCCGCTGGACGCCGGTACCCGGGGCCCCGCGCACGACGCCGCGTACCGCACGGGCGAGCCCGGTGTCTTCGCCGTGGGCAATGTGCTGCACGGCGTGGAGAGCGCCGGCACCGCGGCGGCGGAGGGCCGCGCCCTCGCCGTACCCGTACTCCGTCATCTCGCCACCGGCGACTGGCCCGCGGACCGCCCCGCGGTCGCCGTCGCGGCACCGCTGGAGTGGATCACGCCCAACCTCATCGGGCCCGGGGACGACCGGCCGCTGGGCGACCGGTTCATCCTGCGGACCGGCCGGAGCCTCACGGCCCCGCTGCTCGTCGTCCGCCAGGACGGTGTGGAGCTGCACCGCCGGCGCCTGCTGCGGCCCGCCCGGCCGGGCCGCCCCTTCCACCTGCCCGCCGGCTGGCTGGACCGGGCCGATCCGCACGGCGGGACGGTGCACGTCTCACTGGACTGA
- a CDS encoding FGGY family carbohydrate kinase, producing the protein MTGPVLAVDQGTSGTKALVICPERGVIGSGSAPVRPRYGPGGAVEADPAELLGSVVDAGTQALAAAGEPVVAVGLANQGETVLAWDPDTGKPLTEAIVWQDRRSEPLCGELAAHEEELKRLTGLPLDPYFAAPKMAWIRRERTRAGVVTTSDSWLVHRLTGAFVTDAATAGRTQLLDLDETVWSPAALDVFGLGGERLPAVVDAAGTFGTTTAFGGELPLTGLLVDQQAALLAQGALEPGSAKCTYGTGAFLLAQTGGVPRRGSTGLVSCVAWRLGGRTSYCLDGQVYTAASAVRWLTDLKVISGAEDLDPVGGGVPDSGGVTFVPALAGLAAPWWRGDLRGSVTGLSLDTTAGHLVRALCEGIAAQVVELADAVASDLGAPLTALRVDGGLTRSALLMQTQADLLQRPVEVSALPDVTALGVGAVARLGSDPGLALADAVPAWRPSAVYEPRIGPSEAAERLAGFRAAVDTLLERS; encoded by the coding sequence ATGACAGGCCCGGTACTCGCCGTGGACCAGGGCACCTCAGGGACGAAAGCGCTGGTGATCTGTCCCGAGCGGGGCGTGATCGGTTCCGGTTCCGCTCCGGTGCGGCCGCGTTACGGACCCGGGGGAGCCGTCGAGGCGGACCCGGCCGAACTGCTCGGCTCGGTCGTCGACGCCGGGACGCAGGCCCTGGCCGCCGCGGGCGAACCGGTCGTCGCCGTGGGGCTCGCCAACCAGGGCGAGACGGTGCTCGCCTGGGACCCGGACACCGGGAAGCCGCTCACCGAGGCGATCGTCTGGCAGGACCGGCGCTCCGAGCCGCTCTGCGGGGAACTCGCGGCACACGAGGAGGAGTTGAAGCGGCTCACCGGACTGCCGCTCGATCCGTACTTCGCCGCACCCAAGATGGCCTGGATCCGCCGCGAACGGACCCGTGCCGGGGTCGTCACCACCAGCGACTCCTGGCTCGTCCACCGGCTCACCGGAGCATTCGTCACGGACGCGGCGACGGCCGGCCGGACCCAGCTGCTCGACCTCGACGAGACCGTCTGGTCGCCCGCCGCCCTCGACGTCTTCGGTCTGGGCGGCGAACGCCTGCCGGCCGTGGTGGACGCGGCCGGAACCTTCGGCACCACGACCGCGTTCGGCGGCGAACTCCCGCTGACCGGGCTGCTCGTCGACCAGCAGGCGGCCCTCCTGGCGCAGGGCGCGCTGGAACCCGGCAGCGCCAAGTGCACCTACGGCACCGGCGCGTTCCTCCTGGCCCAGACCGGCGGCGTGCCGCGCCGGGGTTCCACCGGGCTGGTCAGCTGCGTGGCCTGGCGGCTCGGCGGACGTACCAGCTACTGCCTGGACGGACAGGTCTACACGGCCGCCTCCGCCGTCCGCTGGCTCACCGACCTCAAGGTGATCTCCGGGGCGGAGGATCTCGACCCCGTCGGTGGCGGCGTCCCCGACTCCGGCGGCGTCACCTTCGTGCCCGCGCTCGCCGGTCTCGCCGCCCCCTGGTGGCGCGGCGACCTGCGCGGCTCGGTCACCGGCCTGAGCCTGGACACCACGGCCGGCCACCTCGTGCGGGCGCTGTGCGAGGGCATCGCCGCGCAGGTCGTCGAACTCGCCGACGCGGTGGCCTCCGACCTCGGCGCCCCGCTGACGGCCCTCCGCGTCGACGGCGGACTGACCCGCTCCGCACTCCTCATGCAGACCCAGGCCGATCTGCTGCAACGGCCCGTCGAGGTGTCCGCCCTGCCCGACGTCACCGCTCTCGGGGTCGGGGCCGTGGCCCGGCTCGGCAGCGACCCCGGACTCGCCCTCGCCGACGCCGTCCCCGCCTGGCGGCCGTCCGCCGTCTACGAACCGCGGATCGGCCCCTCGGAGGCGGCCGAGCGCCTCGCCGGATTCCGCGCCGCCGTCGACACCCTGCTGGAACGGTCATGA
- a CDS encoding plasmid stabilization protein yields the protein MPAGSSRKRERQYEHVKESAEKRGEPEKRAKEIAARTVNKERARSGESKTASRTSTQDPKSASQRGGERSHKGAQGRTRDQLYEEARKKNIEGRSTMNKEQLRKAVSR from the coding sequence ATGCCGGCCGGATCCAGTCGCAAGCGTGAGCGTCAGTACGAACACGTGAAGGAGAGCGCCGAGAAGCGCGGCGAGCCGGAGAAGCGCGCGAAGGAGATCGCCGCCCGTACCGTCAACAAGGAACGGGCCCGCTCGGGTGAGTCGAAGACGGCGAGCAGGACATCCACACAGGACCCGAAGTCGGCGTCCCAGCGAGGCGGGGAGCGCTCGCACAAGGGCGCGCAGGGGCGTACCCGGGACCAGCTGTACGAAGAGGCCAGGAAGAAGAACATCGAGGGCCGCTCCACGATGAACAAGGAGCAGCTCCGCAAGGCGGTCAGCCGCTGA